The Brassica napus cultivar Da-Ae chromosome C1, Da-Ae, whole genome shotgun sequence DNA segment ACAAAATccttcaaaaaatttaaaaaataaataaaggacATTATTGTATAGGCCTATGATTTTTATCCGAGaaccggattcgatccgagattcgattcggatccgatccgaaaattcggatatccggaggggccgaatccggatctaGATgataaaatgttggatccgtcaaaaccggatccggatccggatatcttgattttttagtccggatatccggatccgtaagttttattaataactatttcaaaaatagtaatatctatatataactttatttaatatattttcatttttataatagtatatgtaaattttgtgtaaattttgtaatattatacatagaaataattaaaaacattatatattttttatttttaaattattttaatattttatatatattattattattattttatttattataaggATCCAaattcggatccggatatccgccggatattacaatttttagaaggatatccgacacccggatatccgagaatcccggatccggataatgataataaaattatggatccgctggataaggatccggatccggataccttaaaattgcccggatatCCAATCGGTCCCATGCCTATTATTGTAAGTTGCTGGTCAGCTTTATTATTAACATACGATGTCATGTCATTCAGACTACTTTCAattcatctcaatatttttttcttatacagAAATAAATCTCAATTTGAAAAAGTAATATCCATCTATATTTATTGTAAAAAATACATttcctaatttttttcaaaaaaaaaaagaatatctgaaatagattttcttctatttttgacttcttctattatttttttttttaaagataaaattagaGATTTTCTAAGTATATACTAGTCCAATATAACAAcaggtgttcaaaaaaaaagaaaaatactagTCCAATATCTTTgacttaatttcttttaattttgttttgcagATTGCAATTACCCACCAATAAGGAAACAAATCTATCAACTTTTGGTGGTTACCATTCTTATCGGAAAATTGGATAAGAGCAACATTAACCAGATATATAAGAAGGTTTTTAGAAGGGGAGGGGACCACAAAAATGGGGAAACCGAGGAAGAAGGAAGTCAAATGTAGCCAAATAAGAAACGTATGTAGTGGGGTTTTTTTACAGTGCGcgggccccactgacacgtggcggcctgcgattgattcttttttaatttttttttttttttttaaatcggccaaaaaaaaaaaaaaaaaaaaattagaaacccaTTTGGATATTTGGGTTAATGCTGCTCTTATGTAAACAAAAGATGAGGGACCTATCTGTAATTAATTTGCCACTGCCCGACGGCAGTTACCTCTCACCGCTTTGCTACGCGCCATATTTGCTCCTCTAACAAACTCTCCTGCTCCATTGATTCTTCTTCAAAAAGCTTTGAGATCATTGGAGACGCGCTGCGTCAGGCGTTTACGCCGAAGCAGGAGTACGAGAGCCTCAGGGAAGGAAGATAGAGCCTGGGGTAAGCTTCGGAGGCCGGCGGTAATGTCTTCCGTGTCTTTACTTTGCTTTGTCGTCTTCGCTTGCACGATCGTCAGCTTGAGCATTGTGTTTCCGAGGAGGCCGTTCTGCGGAGAGGGAAAGGTGCGGACTTTGAATGTATATGGAAATGGTTTTCACTTGACGGATCAATAAACTGTGGATTTTTACTGGATTGTCTTTTTTCTTCCTTCGATGATGCTCTTCCTTGTGTCATCTGTTTATCTTGTTGCAGGTGAGTGTCAAGTCTCTAGCTTTTTGTAGTTTCATTATCTCTAGAACTGGGCTTACTATTATCATCCTAATGAATAAAGCCTCTTTAGAATGTAtcctttgtgttttttttttattagtcttAATATAAAGTTATGGTATgtcttcttcttattttctcGTTATTTTGTTGCAAATACTGCAGGAATTTTTGTGGCTTATTCGTTGAAAACAACTACTGTGCTTCGAGAAGAGGTATATAAACTTTCTTCTCTCACTCCTTAAATTGTATTTCAGATTtccatatatatgttttgtaacTTCTATGCGTGCCTGCAGCAAATTCATTCCTTTTCAGTACCAAACTTTTATGTACATATAATCATGTTTCGTATGCTTACTACCTCGAGCTTCACGATTTTTTTCGGCGAATTGCTTTGCGCGAAGGAGGACACTGCCGCTGGAGAGGCTCCCATGGTGGTGCATCTTGACGGAAGAGGGGAGACCGATGATCTTGGTGACGTGGTGGTATTCGTAGTCATGCAAGTTGATGCCCCAAGTGGTGACGTAAAATAGGTCGGTTATGTTGGCTGTGGAGTGGCAGTGGCCTAACTTCTTGATAGTCCTCACCGTGGCTTCTCTTCCCTGACTAGAGACCTCCACAACAACCAAGTCCTTCCGGGCCGCCAGGGGAGAAGCTACGTAGGCCCTCGTCTCGGTCACAACCTCAGCTGTTATATTAGTAATCAAGTATTACGTAACTAACTATGTGAATAAATATGCCAAATGGAAATTAGTGAGAGTAGGCAGTAGTTATTTCGTACACATGCGCATGAACTTCTCCCTGATGAGCTCGGTCGTGCGGTAAGTGTTGGTGTTGCCGTTGTGGTACTCCTTGAACTCGGTCGTGCGTTCACTAATTTGTTGATGTGGATGCGGTAGTCGGTCGTGCGTTCACCGTTGATGGTACGGCTGTAGGAGTTGAACGTCATGATCACTACCAATTGGGTTTCTTATAGAGCTTTGTGTTTATTCTTTGCACAGGCGGGGAATGTCAAGAATATATAGCAATTTCCATCACGAGCCGAGGTTCTTTTACCACCCGACCACGAGGGGTTTTACATGAGTTGCCTCTCGCCCTCCAGACCACTTCGCGTAACCAGAGGCCCTTAAGTGGACGCTTAAAAATCCTGTAATGGCATGGGCTTAGGCCCGGTGGGCTAGTCGATCACGCAAAAGTGGTCGGAtactggattatcaaaaaaaaatatagcaatTTCCAAAGGAGAAGTGAGTGTGGTAGGTTAGATGGACGGGTCGATGAAGCTCAACGTGTCTCGTTGTTAGgccctttgatttttttttttcttacccaCCATTCCCTTTGgttggtttttattttctatatactAACTGaaattatttaactaatttttttttgtttttaacatttCGCACCACtgactaaaaatatttataactattattgtttggctaaattgcctaactatttttaaaataaataaacaaccacataaaaatagtttttttttttcaatttattgcagaatatgaaaattaaatacacaaaaaaattaCGTTCGAGTTCTCAAAACAACTTAcatgaaattatttattcatttccTTTCTGTATTTTCTATATTCTTATATAGGTTCCTATGATCCTACCTACCATGTATGTTTATCTTTCTTTTGAAATGGTGTTAATTGAATATAAGAACTTTTCTCTATGATCCACTTTGTTTCTTTTGGATCGTTACATTTCACCAGACAAATGTATATCACTAGGTCGTTGCTCTGTGGTCGGTCAGAAAACGCTCGTGTTTTTGAGCGTCAATCACGTAGATAACGCAATTTGATCGTACacttcttataaatatttaatatcatCGTGGCATCTCTTAACTTTTAGAGCAAGCGCATTAATGAACCACGGTTGAGGTgcataatttgaattttttattattattattttttatttttttgattttttttttttaaaataaaaataaaaataaactgacCAATAGCGGACCGCCATGTGGCGTGGGGCCGCTAAACAGTAACGACCTGAGTTCATGCGGAAGGAGTGTGGCGAGACGAGGTCTTCGCTATGGCGACTcgtttattataataatttttttttctcgatttGCGTGTGAATCTCCCCCTAAGACTCTTCAATGGGGTTGCTCTAGAGAGCTCACAACGGATATGGTTTACTTGGCTTTCAAGGTTTCTGTTTCTTCAATACGCTTTTAAGTTTAAGGTAATTGGGcttagataacaaaaaaaatggacCTGGTATGGTGAGGTCAAGACCATGTTAAATTAACTTTCATTAAAAGAGTAGATCCCTCCCAATAAAAATGCCACTTGGACGTTCTCTAATCAAGTTATATgaattaaactttttatttgtgTTCAAAACATATTCATGGAAATTATAAGTTGATTTCTTGAGATAACAAGTAACTTTTTTCGCCATTTAATCAATTGTTTTATGTCCAGAGTTGAAAGATCTACACATTACAAGGAAAAAGTTAGACAGAGAGAGTGAATCTGACATTAGACATACATATATGggatgataaataaaaaattgaaggTGAGAATGAATGTCTATcaacaaatgttgtttttttcTACCTGCAACTCTTCAAAAGGTAAGATGATGGGCTCGAGTAGCTGCCTGGAGAAGCAGATGATACCTTTGCTTTCCCCGGTGTCCCACAGTTACTGAAGTCCAAGGCACGACCCTCCACCTGCATTTCCACACAGTATTAGTTCAGAGTAAGTCAACTTATAAACTCAAAAACTGATATTCCTCTTATCTCTACCAGTTCAAGATTCAATTATCAACATTAAGCTAgaccaagaagaggagaagagactTGATAAAGTTTTCTTGTAGCTAGCCTACTGGTTAAGAAGTGAGTTATGTTATGACTACCTGGGATCGGTTTTCCAGTTGATCCTGAGGCCAGTGCTGATTTTCTTTCCCTTGAATAGATTTGTTCAGCCGTCTCTTCTTGAGTATTGTTTCAGGTGTGTCATTACCCAAGACTTCCAAAGCATCTGCATATGCCGTAGCTGTGTGTTCACTCAAGTGTTTCATCAGTCCTATGGCATCATAACTTCTCTCTCCAGGACTCATAAAGCATCCAATATCCTGAGAATAAAAGTATAGCAAGAAAGAATATTTGTCCATCAGCAGCGCTCTCCAATCTAAAACTAACAAGTAGAGTATCCAGAAACTAGTTTCATTCTTAGTTAATCCACCTCACATTACCTCAAGTGTAATATCTGGATCCAAATTTTGGCTTTGCAAGAAAGAACCAAAGAGTAAAGGTGATTTCCATGGTGATGGGGTATCAAGGAGTTTTTTGAACGGAGTTCCATCAAATCTAGAAACGAATGGAACCAAAGACAGCTTAGAATAATACTTTCCAGCAATCAGAGGAAAGGAGAAACTTACATGCTGAAGCTTTCAATATCAACACTACTCTCTGCAGTGTTGGTTTTAATTCCTGAGATTACTGATAAAGGAATCTCGTCTGCTGTGAATGGAGGTTCTGACGAGATTTCTCCAGTTGGAATATTAGCTAATGACCTTTCGTGTTGGTCCGATGGATCTTTCGCCACTGTATTCACTTTGTTATCCAGTCTAGATCCAGCTTTATCAGGAGAGCTCACTTGCATTCCAACATCATTATAATAAACCAAACTCCTACGAGTTTCTTGGTCCTGGTGCAGATGAAAGCAACAGCTTTAGAGAGATTAAAGCTTTTAAGGTTAAAATACTGGAGAAAGACAGATTAGATTACTAGATGCAATGTGCTTGAACAAACTAGACTGCCACGTTCCAACAAGAAGAGATTTCAATGAACTAGATGATGTGTTAGGCAACGAGAAGTGAACTAGTAGACTCATTATATGTATACCAGAAAGTTCCCTTTGAATGAACTTACAATTTTAGCTGAAGACACTCCTCCTGACTCCAAGGTTTCCTTTGGATCCTCTTTGGCTTCGGAAGAGGAGGCACGTTTATTTTTATTGCAATCATCTAATCTTGAAAAATTTAAAGCCAAGGAGGAAGCCTTAGCACTTTTgaccattttttcttttctcctaTCAAGCATAGGTGACAGCAGCAAGTCCCCACGCCGCTTCCTTAAGATGGATGGTGCACCACTGAAACTTTTGACATCAGGGCTCTTATCATGACGACACGGTGAATCCCATAGCCTTAACGGAGTTGTACAATTCATCAACTGGCGGATACCAAAGGGACTGTACTCTTGCCTTAAGTCACTATTTGATGGTACAAGATCACAGCTGAAGAAAGGAATATCTGCACTTGGAAACCGTGGAGGCTCATAACAAAGAGATCCTTTGTCCTTCTCAGCTTGCTTCTCGTCAATAGGGAAATGAATCTTGTTCACTCTAGAAGGAGAAGCAAAGTTATTCAGAGGTACTAGCTTCAAAGAATCATTGGTAATATATGATTCTGGGATGCCATCATTATCATCATTGCCATGGGAAGCCAGATGTCCATCATTTGTATCAGTTTCACGTTCTAGTGCAGTAGCTCCAAGGAGGTGACAACCTTGAGTAGAATCATTATGGAGTAAAACTGAGTCCTCCACAGCTGAATATAATAAAGTAACACCATTATGACCCTCCAGGCTCTCAGAATTTGATTGATGCCAAGATAAAGCTGGAATGTTTCCAGTTTCATGAGCATGTGTTTCTTCTCCTTTGCCCTTTGGAGGGTCAACCATGTTCTGACCTTGCTCACCAGAAGATGTACCATTATCTTTAATGGCATATGGGAAAAGAACCCTACAACACTCCACGTCCGTAGTCAAAGTTTGAGGTTGT contains these protein-coding regions:
- the LOC106375331 gene encoding transcription factor MYB3R-1 isoform X2; this encodes MKPEMKAPNVTEGVKHGRTCGPTRRSTKGQWTPEEDEVLCKAVERFQGKNWKKIAECVKDRTDVQCLHRWQKVLNPELVKGPWSKEEDNTIIALVEKYGPTKWSTISQHLPGRIGKQCRERWHNHLNPGINKNAWTQEEELTLIRAHQIYGNKWAELMKFLPGRSDNAIKNHWNSAVKKKLDSYYASGLLDQSQSSPLIALQNRSIASSSSLMHSSGDESNFRQGADAEESECSQASTVFSCSQSNNDLLDEVKPPNEEFYIPELLSGLEQQVSNSPSHAESYCPSFEDVKIVVPEVRTTTATENHLQGVSNNVRQDLDLDCPQLLTNNMDGDENNEACQAIQDSVRLSYQPSLPNLDTSLHPQPQTLTTDVECCRVLFPYAIKDNGTSSGEQGQNMVDPPKGKGEETHAHETGNIPALSWHQSNSESLEGHNGVTLLYSAVEDSVLLHNDSTQGCHLLGATALERETDTNDGHLASHGNDDNDGIPESYITNDSLKLVPLNNFASPSRVNKIHFPIDEKQAEKDKGSLCYEPPRFPSADIPFFSCDLVPSNSDLRQEYSPFGIRQLMNCTTPLRLWDSPCRHDKSPDVKSFSGAPSILRKRRGDLLLSPMLDRRKEKMVKSAKASSLALNFSRLDDCNKNKRASSSEAKEDPKETLESGGVSSAKIDQETRRSLVYYNDVGMQVSSPDKAGSRLDNKVNTVAKDPSDQHERSLANIPTGEISSEPPFTADEIPLSVISGIKTNTAESSVDIESFSIFDGTPFKKLLDTPSPWKSPLLFGSFLQSQNLDPDITLEDIGCFMSPGERSYDAIGLMKHLSEHTATAYADALEVLGNDTPETILKKRRLNKSIQGKENQHWPQDQLENRSQVEGRALDFSNCGTPGKAKVSSASPGSYSSPSSYLLKSCR
- the LOC106375331 gene encoding transcription factor MYB3R-1 isoform X1, whose product is MKPEMKAPNVTEGVKHGRTCGPTRRSTKGQWTPEEDEVLCKAVERFQGKNWKKIAECVKDRTDVQCLHRWQKVLNPELVKGPWSKEEDNTIIALVEKYGPTKWSTISQHLPGRIGKQCRERWHNHLNPGINKNAWTQEEELTLIRAHQIYGNKWAELMKFLPGRSDNAIKNHWNSAVKKKLDSYYASGLLDQSQSSPLIALQNRSIASSSSLMHSSGDESNFRQGADAEESECSQASTVFSCSQSNNDLLDEVKPPNEEFYIPELLSGLEQQVSNSPSHAESYCPSFEDVKIVVPEVRTTTATENHLQGVSNNVRQDLDLDCPQLLTNNMDGDENNEACQAIQDSVRLSYQPSLPNLDTSLHPQPQTLTTDVECCRVLFPYAIKDNGTSSGEQGQNMVDPPKGKGEETHAHETGNIPALSWHQSNSESLEGHNGVTLLYSAVEDSVLLHNDSTQGCHLLGATALERETDTNDGHLASHGNDDNDGIPESYITNDSLKLVPLNNFASPSRVNKIHFPIDEKQAEKDKGSLCYEPPRFPSADIPFFSCDLVPSNSDLRQEYSPFGIRQLMNCTTPLRLWDSPCRHDKSPDVKSFSGAPSILRKRRGDLLLSPMLDRRKEKMVKSAKASSLALNFSRLDDCNKNKRASSSEAKEDPKETLESGGVSSAKIDQETRRSLVYYNDVGMQVSSPDKAGSRLDNKVNTVAKDPSDQHERSLANIPTGEISSEPPFTADEIPLSVISGIKTNTAESSVDIESFSIFDGTPFKKLLDTPSPWKSPLLFGSFLQSQNLDPDITLEDIGCFMSPGERSYDAIGLMKHLSEHTATAYADALEVLGNDTPETILKKRRLNKSIQGKENQHWPQDQLENRSQVEGRALDFSNCGTPGKAKVSSASPGSYSSPSSYLLKSCRSFNSGHKTID